The proteins below come from a single Benincasa hispida cultivar B227 chromosome 4, ASM972705v1, whole genome shotgun sequence genomic window:
- the LOC120076545 gene encoding uncharacterized protein LOC120076545 isoform X2 has product MESKEQENFVVSPCKCACEIEKQQKQQDMENKEVENSEVGPCGIGKQQNQQDMENKELEMFEVGPCESPYQMGFLIGKRFSDTIRSRLEKDMVLREQLVPFAQTPESKPLIESLCKNNKAKYPTHWDELMGIVDGSEAPALEIILLNFRREILPFIQDEASIVDCTDDCSDLLIVSDSLALAAHNEDASFGLSGYTYLIKGKLQNGICYIAYTHAGEIPSRAFSFNSNGLAFTMNTVRPVNDEIDPGAIGRNFISRDLLESTSFEDAIARIRSAEISLGHNYNVIDIQTRRIASVETASKYRLSVHEVGATPFFHANMYSHLQTVKQIIDENSTSRKKRADVMSKESKDDFLSVIGDTDNKEYPIYMKGPKLYTMCSVLIDLDEEMLSIFQGNPKNKEITHVFSLSELKKP; this is encoded by the exons ATGGAAAGCAAAGAGCAGGAGAATTTTGTAGTCAGTCCATGCAAATGTGCATGCGAGatagaaaaacaacaaaaacaacaGGATATGGAGAACAAAGAGGTGGAGAATTCAGAAGTTGGTCCATGTGGGATAGGAAAACAACAAAATCAACAAGATATGGAAAACAAAGAGCTGGAAATGTTTGAAGTTGGTCCATGCGAATCTCCATACCAGATGGGGTTCTTGATTGGGAAGAGGTTCTCTGATACCATAAGGAGCAGATTGGAGAAAGACATGGTTCTTCGCGAACAGCTGGTTCCTTTCGCTCAAACTCCAGAGTCAAAGCCTCTTATAGAATCCCTCTGCAAAAATAATAAGGCCAAGTACCCAACACATTGGGATGAACTCATGGGAATTGTAGATGGAAGTGAAGCGCCTGCCCTTGag ATTATTCTACTCAACTTCAGGAGGGAGATTCTTCCATTTATTCAGGACGAGGCTTCCATTGTTGATTGTACAGATGATTGTTCTGATCTTCTTATTGTTAGTGACTCATTGGCCCTTGCAGCACATAATGAAGATGCCAGCTTTGGTCTGTCTGGCTACAC CTATTTGATCAAAGGAAAACTGCAAAATGGGATATGTTACATTGCTTACACACACGCAGGGGAGATACCAAGCCGTGCTTTCAGTTTTAATAGCAATGGCCTG GCATTTACCATGAATACAGTCCGTCCAGTGAATGATGAGATTGATCCTGGGGCAATCGGACGAAACTTTATCTCCCGGGACCTTCTTGAATCTACAAGCTTTGAAGATGCAATAGCT AGAATTCGCTCAGCAGAAATATCCCTAGGTCACAATTATAATGTGATTGACATTCAGACGAGAAGAATTGCGAGTGTAGAAACAGCATCAAAGTATAGATTGTCTGTCCATGAGGTTGGGGCTACACCATTTTTCCATGCAAATATGTATTCCCATCTTCAGACAGTTAAGCAG ATAATAGATGAAAACTCTACAAGCAGAAAAAAACGAGCTGATGTCATGTCAAAAGAATCGAAAGATGATTTCCTGTCGGTTATTGGAGATACAGACAACAAGGAATATCCTATCTACATGAAag GTCCTAAGCTTTACACGATGTGTAGTGTTCTAATTGACCTAGATGAAGAAATGCTATCAATTTTTCAAGGAAATCCGAAGAACAAAGAGATAACTCATGTTTTCTCCCTGTCAGAGTTGAAGAAACCATAA
- the LOC120076545 gene encoding uncharacterized protein LOC120076545 isoform X4 — MESKEQENFVVSPCKCACEIEKQQKQQDMENKEVENSEVGPCGIGKQQNQQDMENKELEMFEVGPCESPYQMGFLIGKRFSDTIRSRLEKDMVLREQLVPFAQTPESKPLIESLCKNNKAKYPTHWDELMGIVDGSEAPALEIILLNFRREILPFIQDEASIVDCTDDCSDLLIVSDSLALAAHNEDASFGLSGYTYLIKGKLQNGICYIAYTHAGEIPSRAFSFNSNGLAFTMNTVRPVNDEIDPGAIGRNFISRDLLESTSFEDAIARIRSAEISLGHNYNVIDIQTRRIASVETASKYRLSVHEVGATPFFHANMYSHLQTVKQVLSFTRCVVF; from the exons ATGGAAAGCAAAGAGCAGGAGAATTTTGTAGTCAGTCCATGCAAATGTGCATGCGAGatagaaaaacaacaaaaacaacaGGATATGGAGAACAAAGAGGTGGAGAATTCAGAAGTTGGTCCATGTGGGATAGGAAAACAACAAAATCAACAAGATATGGAAAACAAAGAGCTGGAAATGTTTGAAGTTGGTCCATGCGAATCTCCATACCAGATGGGGTTCTTGATTGGGAAGAGGTTCTCTGATACCATAAGGAGCAGATTGGAGAAAGACATGGTTCTTCGCGAACAGCTGGTTCCTTTCGCTCAAACTCCAGAGTCAAAGCCTCTTATAGAATCCCTCTGCAAAAATAATAAGGCCAAGTACCCAACACATTGGGATGAACTCATGGGAATTGTAGATGGAAGTGAAGCGCCTGCCCTTGag ATTATTCTACTCAACTTCAGGAGGGAGATTCTTCCATTTATTCAGGACGAGGCTTCCATTGTTGATTGTACAGATGATTGTTCTGATCTTCTTATTGTTAGTGACTCATTGGCCCTTGCAGCACATAATGAAGATGCCAGCTTTGGTCTGTCTGGCTACAC CTATTTGATCAAAGGAAAACTGCAAAATGGGATATGTTACATTGCTTACACACACGCAGGGGAGATACCAAGCCGTGCTTTCAGTTTTAATAGCAATGGCCTG GCATTTACCATGAATACAGTCCGTCCAGTGAATGATGAGATTGATCCTGGGGCAATCGGACGAAACTTTATCTCCCGGGACCTTCTTGAATCTACAAGCTTTGAAGATGCAATAGCT AGAATTCGCTCAGCAGAAATATCCCTAGGTCACAATTATAATGTGATTGACATTCAGACGAGAAGAATTGCGAGTGTAGAAACAGCATCAAAGTATAGATTGTCTGTCCATGAGGTTGGGGCTACACCATTTTTCCATGCAAATATGTATTCCCATCTTCAGACAGTTAAGCAG GTCCTAAGCTTTACACGATGTGTAGTGTTCTAA
- the LOC120076545 gene encoding uncharacterized protein LOC120076545 isoform X1 codes for MESKEQENFVVSPCKCACEIEKQQKQQDMENKEVENSEVGPCGIGKQQNQQDMENKELEMFEVGPCESPYQMGFLIGKRFSDTIRSRLEKDMVLREQLVPFAQTPESKPLIESLCKNNKAKYPTHWDELMGIVDGSEAPALEIILLNFRREILPFIQDEASIVDCTDDCSDLLIVSDSLALAAHNEDASFGLSGYTYLIKGKLQNGICYIAYTHAGEIPSRAFSFNSNGLAFTMNTVRPVNDEIDPGAIGRNFISRDLLESTSFEDAIARIRSAEISLGHNYNVIDIQTRRIASVETASKYRLSVHEVGATPFFHANMYSHLQTVKQIIDENSTSRKKRADVMSKESKDDFLSVIGDTDNKEYPIYMKGKYKDDLYCLVLSKLNSKIFLMSSGPKLYTMCSVLIDLDEEMLSIFQGNPKNKEITHVFSLSELKKP; via the exons ATGGAAAGCAAAGAGCAGGAGAATTTTGTAGTCAGTCCATGCAAATGTGCATGCGAGatagaaaaacaacaaaaacaacaGGATATGGAGAACAAAGAGGTGGAGAATTCAGAAGTTGGTCCATGTGGGATAGGAAAACAACAAAATCAACAAGATATGGAAAACAAAGAGCTGGAAATGTTTGAAGTTGGTCCATGCGAATCTCCATACCAGATGGGGTTCTTGATTGGGAAGAGGTTCTCTGATACCATAAGGAGCAGATTGGAGAAAGACATGGTTCTTCGCGAACAGCTGGTTCCTTTCGCTCAAACTCCAGAGTCAAAGCCTCTTATAGAATCCCTCTGCAAAAATAATAAGGCCAAGTACCCAACACATTGGGATGAACTCATGGGAATTGTAGATGGAAGTGAAGCGCCTGCCCTTGag ATTATTCTACTCAACTTCAGGAGGGAGATTCTTCCATTTATTCAGGACGAGGCTTCCATTGTTGATTGTACAGATGATTGTTCTGATCTTCTTATTGTTAGTGACTCATTGGCCCTTGCAGCACATAATGAAGATGCCAGCTTTGGTCTGTCTGGCTACAC CTATTTGATCAAAGGAAAACTGCAAAATGGGATATGTTACATTGCTTACACACACGCAGGGGAGATACCAAGCCGTGCTTTCAGTTTTAATAGCAATGGCCTG GCATTTACCATGAATACAGTCCGTCCAGTGAATGATGAGATTGATCCTGGGGCAATCGGACGAAACTTTATCTCCCGGGACCTTCTTGAATCTACAAGCTTTGAAGATGCAATAGCT AGAATTCGCTCAGCAGAAATATCCCTAGGTCACAATTATAATGTGATTGACATTCAGACGAGAAGAATTGCGAGTGTAGAAACAGCATCAAAGTATAGATTGTCTGTCCATGAGGTTGGGGCTACACCATTTTTCCATGCAAATATGTATTCCCATCTTCAGACAGTTAAGCAG ATAATAGATGAAAACTCTACAAGCAGAAAAAAACGAGCTGATGTCATGTCAAAAGAATCGAAAGATGATTTCCTGTCGGTTATTGGAGATACAGACAACAAGGAATATCCTATCTACATGAAaggtaaatataaagatgatttatATTGCCTAGTATTATCAAAACTGAATTCGAAAATTTTCTTAATGTCTTCAGGTCCTAAGCTTTACACGATGTGTAGTGTTCTAATTGACCTAGATGAAGAAATGCTATCAATTTTTCAAGGAAATCCGAAGAACAAAGAGATAACTCATGTTTTCTCCCTGTCAGAGTTGAAGAAACCATAA
- the LOC120076545 gene encoding uncharacterized protein LOC120076545 isoform X3: MESKEQENFVVSPCKCACEIEKQQKQQDMENKEVENSEVGPCGIGKQQNQQDMENKELEMFEVGPCESPYQMGFLIGKRFSDTIRSRLEKDMVLREQLVPFAQTPESKPLIESLCKNNKAKYPTHWDELMGIVDGSEAPALEIILLNFRREILPFIQDEASIVDCTDDCSDLLIVSDSLALAAHNEDASFGLSGYTYLIKGKLQNGICYIAYTHAGEIPSRAFSFNSNGLAFTMNTVRPVNDEIDPGAIGRNFISRDLLESTSFEDAIARIRSAEISLGHNYNVIDIQTRRIASVETASKYRLSVHEVGATPFFHANMYSHLQTVKQQKIYPQNLLHDIGISTSSYEICQVII; encoded by the exons ATGGAAAGCAAAGAGCAGGAGAATTTTGTAGTCAGTCCATGCAAATGTGCATGCGAGatagaaaaacaacaaaaacaacaGGATATGGAGAACAAAGAGGTGGAGAATTCAGAAGTTGGTCCATGTGGGATAGGAAAACAACAAAATCAACAAGATATGGAAAACAAAGAGCTGGAAATGTTTGAAGTTGGTCCATGCGAATCTCCATACCAGATGGGGTTCTTGATTGGGAAGAGGTTCTCTGATACCATAAGGAGCAGATTGGAGAAAGACATGGTTCTTCGCGAACAGCTGGTTCCTTTCGCTCAAACTCCAGAGTCAAAGCCTCTTATAGAATCCCTCTGCAAAAATAATAAGGCCAAGTACCCAACACATTGGGATGAACTCATGGGAATTGTAGATGGAAGTGAAGCGCCTGCCCTTGag ATTATTCTACTCAACTTCAGGAGGGAGATTCTTCCATTTATTCAGGACGAGGCTTCCATTGTTGATTGTACAGATGATTGTTCTGATCTTCTTATTGTTAGTGACTCATTGGCCCTTGCAGCACATAATGAAGATGCCAGCTTTGGTCTGTCTGGCTACAC CTATTTGATCAAAGGAAAACTGCAAAATGGGATATGTTACATTGCTTACACACACGCAGGGGAGATACCAAGCCGTGCTTTCAGTTTTAATAGCAATGGCCTG GCATTTACCATGAATACAGTCCGTCCAGTGAATGATGAGATTGATCCTGGGGCAATCGGACGAAACTTTATCTCCCGGGACCTTCTTGAATCTACAAGCTTTGAAGATGCAATAGCT AGAATTCGCTCAGCAGAAATATCCCTAGGTCACAATTATAATGTGATTGACATTCAGACGAGAAGAATTGCGAGTGTAGAAACAGCATCAAAGTATAGATTGTCTGTCCATGAGGTTGGGGCTACACCATTTTTCCATGCAAATATGTATTCCCATCTTCAGACAGTTAAGCAG CAAAAAATTTATCCTCAGAACCTTCTCCATGACATTGGAATTTCAACTAGTAGCTATGAAATCTGCCAAGTTATCATATAA
- the LOC120076630 gene encoding receptor protein kinase-like protein ZAR1 — MVLLEIWFVFFVSNHFSFVSSLSEEGFALLSFKNSTFDPERFLQNWNFSDATPCSWNGITCAEQRVVSLSIADKKLSGTLHPALGKLWSLRHLSLRNNNLFGSFPNELYNLVELQSLDLSQNLFNGSIPDGFGSHLTSLQNLNLSFNVIHGSIPADFSNLYNLRGTLDLSHNVFSGPIPPSLSSLPATLYIDLSYNNLSGSIPPQEAFQNLGPTAYVGNAFLCGLPLNASCPFVMPTSNPDSWFHCPSHGKGGKSCSIITGSASIIVGLCLVILVVFWCKRAYPPKGSENLTGCNFRQALMFKTEFSCFAKYEVEALPENMENYNFVLLDRQVDFNLEQLLKASAYLLGKNGNGIVYKVVLEKGLKLAVRRLEDGAYERFKEFQSEVEAIGKVRHPNIVALLAYCWSVEEKLLIHEYIPQGDLALAIHGKAENSYFKPLSWADRVKIMKGIAKGLTYLHEFSPRKYVHGDLKPTNILLGNNMEPYISDFGLGRLANAAGDFTASSSERTASTTPRRSPFRSNSMCSSLSIGSYYQAPEALKAGKPSQKWDVYSFGVIILEIMTGKFPVIQAGSSEMELVEWVELGMDEGKRASCVIDLSMCEEVEKEEAAAAIEIAVACTRKSPEKRPCMRIVSECLEKLATSS, encoded by the exons ATGGTTCTACTGGAGATTTGGTTTGTTTTCTTTGTGAGCAACCATTTCTCATTTGTGTCTTCTCTGAGTGAAGAAGGATTTGCTCTGCTTTCATTCAAGAACTCAACTTTTGATCCTGAACGGTTCCTCCAAAACTGGAACTTCTCTGATGCGACTCCATGTTCTTGGAATGGAATCACTTGTGCAGAACAAAGAGTTGTCTCTCTCAGTATCGCAGACAAGAAACTCTCTGGTACTCTCCATCCTGCACTTGGAAAACTTTGGTCACTCCGCCATTTAAGCCTTCGAAACAACAATCTTTTCGGAAGCTTTCCAAATGAACTCTACAACTTGGTAGAGTTACAAAGCTTGGACCTCTCACAAAATCTCTTCAATGGTTCTATTCCAGATGGGTTTGGTTCCCACTTGACATCTCTTCAGAATCTCAATCTTTCCTTCAATGTGATCCACGGTTCGATCCCTGCAGACTTCAGCAACTTGTACAACTTGCGAGGTACTCTTGATTTGTCTCACAATGTCTTTAGCGGCCCAATCCCGCCAAGCCTAAGCAGCCTCCCTGCAACCCTTTATATTGATCTCAGTTACAATAATCTCAGTGGCTCAATACCACCACAAGAAGCTTTCCAGAACCTTGGACCAACAGCTTATGTAGGGAATGCCTTTCTATGTGGACTTCCCCTCAATGCTTCATGTCCGTTCGTAATGCCAACGTCAAACCCTGACTCGTGGTTCCATTGCCCATCACATGGGAAAGGTGGAAAATCTTGCTCCATAATCACAGGCTCTGCAAGTATCATAGTTGGTCTCTGCCTGGTTATCCTGGTAGTATTTTGGTGCAAGAGAGCTTATCCTCCTAAAGGTAGTGAAAATCTAACTGGTTGCAACTTTAGGCAGGCATTGATGTTTAAAACAGAGTTTTCTTGCTTTGCCAAATATGAAGTTGAAGCCCTACCAGAAAACATGGAGAATTATAACTTTGTGCTACTGGATCGGCAAGTCGACTTCAATCTCGAGCAACTTTTGAAAGCCTCAGCTTATCTTCTAGGCAAGAATGGAAATGGGATTGTGTATAAAGTGGTTCTAGAGAAAGGACTAAAGCTAGCAGTAAGAAGGTTGGAAGATGGAGCTTATGAAAGGTTTAAAGAGTTCCAAAGTGAAGTTGAAGCAATAGGGAAAGTCAGACATCCCAATATTGTAGCTCTTTTAGCTTATTGCTGGTCTGTTGAAGAGAAGCTGCTCATACATGAGTACATACCACAGGGAGACCTAGCCCTTGCAATTCATG GGAAAGCAGAAAATTCCTACTTCAAACCACTTTCTTGGGCTGATCGTGTGAAAATCATGAAAGGAATAGCAAAGGGATTGACATACCTTCATGAATTCAGCCCAAGAAAATATGTCCACGGCGATCTGAAACCAACCAACATTCTGCTAGGCAACAACATGGAACCCTACATCTCAGATTTCGGACTTGGACGACTAGCAAATGCTGCCGGAGATTTCACCGCCTCATCGTCGGAGCGAACCGCCTCCACAACGCCGCGGCGCTCTCCGTTCCGATCAAATTCCATGTGCTCCTCTCTGTCGATAGGGTCATATTATCAAGCACCGGAAGCGTTGAAGGCGGGAAAGCCATCGCAGAAGTGGGATGTTTACTCCTTCGGCGTGATAATTCTTGAAATTATGACCGGGAAGTTTCCGGTGATTCAAGCGGGTTCGTCGGAGATGGAGCTGGTCGAATGGGTCGaacttggaatggatgaagggaAACGGGCATCGTGTGTAATAGATCTGTCAATGTGTGAGGAAGTGGAGAAGGAAGAAGCTGCGGCGGCCATTGAAATAGCGGTTGCTTGCACTCGGAAGAGCCCTGAGAAGAGACCTTGTATGAGAATTGTTTCCGAATGTTTGGAAAAATTGGCAACTTCATCGTAA